GTGTGCAAAACATATGCGGATGATCTGGGCGGACGATCTGGACGACAATGACAAAATCCGAACTCATTCAATTTCTGGCGGAACAGAACCCGCATCTTTACCAGCGGGATATCGAGCGTGTCATCGCAACAGTTTTTGACGAGATTACCACCGCCCTTGCCCATGGGGAGCGGGTTGAGCTGCGCGGTTTCGGCGCGTTCTCGGTGAAACGTCGCGATGCCCGGATTGGGCGCAATCCGCGAACCGGTGAAACGGTCCACGTAGCCGAAAAGTTCATTCCTTTTTTCAAGACCGGCAAGGAACTTCGGGAGCGGCTGAACGGCAAGGCCTGAGGCCCCGCCGATCCCCAAACCCGCCTTCCGGGCCGGAGCGAGACTTCAGGCCATGCGGTTTCTTGCCCGCCTTTTCGCCTTTACCTTCGCCATTTCTGCGGCGTTCTTTGCCGCCGCCAATCCCGGCGATCTGACGGTTCAGCTGTGGCCGCTGCCCTATGTCGTAACCCTGCCCATTTATGCGGCGGTGCTTGGGGCGGCGATTTTAGGCTTTTTTGCCGGTGCCCTGGCCGTTTGGCCATCGCTTCGTCGTTCGCGGCGTGAGGTGCGGCGCGAGGCGAAGGCCATCACCGTCCTTGAGGAAGAAACGGCCCGCCTTGGCGGCCATCTGGAGACGGCGCCGGCGTCGCGGTCCTTCTTCCGGCGGCGGCTTTTTGGGCGCAAGGGCCCGTAACGGGCGGGCTGGGTGGCGTCTGCAAAAACCTGCTATACAGGGCGCATCTTGTTCAGGCCGCGACCCTTCGCGCGAAGGGGTGTTTTTACAACCCGTGTTTTTAGAAACCCACGGCTATGTGAGCGTCGAATTTCATGACCGGAGGCAATTCCGCCCGGAAAATT
The window above is part of the Rhodospirillaceae bacterium genome. Proteins encoded here:
- a CDS encoding integration host factor subunit beta — encoded protein: MTKSELIQFLAEQNPHLYQRDIERVIATVFDEITTALAHGERVELRGFGAFSVKRRDARIGRNPRTGETVHVAEKFIPFFKTGKELRERLNGKA